The following coding sequences are from one Lepisosteus oculatus isolate fLepOcu1 chromosome 19, fLepOcu1.hap2, whole genome shotgun sequence window:
- the rmi2 gene encoding recQ-mediated genome instability protein 2 → MDQCRRIDAGAVQSSPVKVLSSQLREARMIPGRSGRTVFAVKRQGVGTATPLLISVVWMQGTVLAVQQTGCISVTLLDETGTFTVTGVDSVPKGRPCPVQGKYVMVMGTIQSCSPEPVLHAVKMADLSENPVHGKMWRAEVEDLQQNLP, encoded by the exons ATGGACCAATGTCGGAGGATAGACGCTGGAGCAGTTCAGAGTTCTCCGGTTAAAGTTCTATCCAGCCAACTTAGGGAAGCGCGCATGATCCCGGGTCGAAGCGGCAGGACTGTGTTTGCCGTGAAGAGACAAGGGGTTGGGACTGCTACTCCACTGCTTATCTCCGTGGTGTGGATGCAAGGAACAGTGCTGGCGGTGCAGCAGACTGGGTGTATTTCTGTAACGCTGCTGGACGAGACGGGGACCTTCACTGTCACTGGAGTGGACAGCGTTCCCAAAGGAAGACCTTGTCCTGTCCAAG GTAAGTATGTGATGGTGATGGGAACTATACAGTCCTGCAGCCCAGAGCCTGTCCTTCATGCTGTGAAGATGGCAGATTTGTCTGAGAACCCTGTGCATGGGAAAATGTGGAGAGCTGAAGTGGAGGACCTGCAGCAGAATCTTCCATAA